DNA sequence from the Nicotiana tomentosiformis chromosome 3, ASM39032v3, whole genome shotgun sequence genome:
GGTGAAGATGGACCCAGGAGAATTAACTGATTTCATCGTAGATGTAACTATGGCAATGTCGTTGGGGGATGTCGGTATGAGGTTACACgagtgggctatctcctgtgaaaAGGTTAGGGATCGCATGACCCATGATGAAATTCCTATGCAGAGTTCTACTTTCTGTACAACATGAGGTATATACTACGATGTAGCCTTGGGTCGCTTGAAGAAGTTGATGCAGCTGTCAGGAGGTCGAGTGTGCATTTGGGGATAATAATTTCGGATATgttatgaaaagtttaacaagagcTTGCGAGAAATTTGGCTGGGTAACGGTGTGGGATCATGGTAGTCAGGAAGAGAAGTCATTTTGGGTCCTTGGAGTTTACGAGTGTGGCTTAAAGTTAAGAGGATGAGCCTACCGTCTATGATTGGGTCACATGGTTATGTGTCTTTCCAATTTCTAGTTATCGGTACGTAGGTAGATTAGTTATACCTACGCGAAGAAAACATCaagggtaattcgagcaaggaattTGATGGATGTGTACTACGTTTAACCTTATTGATATTTGAAGGTTGTGGAGTGATTAATATTTTGtacttcttgtggatgtgatgtacaagggaaaGGATTCATGTGGTTGCTTATTTGGAGTGTTCATGTACTAACGAAGCACTAGTTGATTTGTTAAATAATTGGGTCTGGATTAGAGTGggcgactctcaataatggttctagtggaTTCGAGATTTAAGATGTGGTGCCTAAGAAtttttgggttcgttatgtggaTGAGGATTGGGTTTTGTAGCAGAGTGTGAAAAGTACTTGGAGTATTTCTATGTTATCCTCAGGTCTGCGGTGCAGTGTTAAATAAATAGGAGATTCAGCTTCGGATTCATAGAAGATCTAATCAAAATGGGTGTATAGgttggagatactattgagtgcatgaggAGAGTATAAAGTGGCTTATGGGTATTGCGGCGAGGCGGTTTTGCAGtttggggtcactcgggatgagtgtcgAATGAGGTCCATTGTGTGCTGGGAAGGAAAAGTATTGATTCTGAAGGCAAGTCAAGAAGAAAATagaagaagttgagtcagttTGATAGTGGTTTGGAGCGACATGGTAAAGGAAATGATCGGTCCCTTAGGTATGATAATGCTATACTGGCTTTTCATGGTTATACTTGGGGGCATGGCAATCTCCgtaatttgattggtttggaggtgttTGATTCTGATAGTTTTTTTCTGTGTAAATGGGAcccgaaagagttatggtggtttagggCACACTTGAGGTTTGCGTTCTCTACAGTTATGGGAAATTGGTTCCGTGTTGCAATATTTTCCTCCccaaaatgagttaagtgaatggtttctagccaatgaagcatttattctactggtggttcaggagttatgacaGAATTCTTGTACCGTCGCGTAatagcatgataggtgcagtgagcagtGTGGAATTGGAATTGAAGGATCAAGGTTACGGTTTAGTTTGGCggggatgtcacgagctcgggGGAATGGGGAAAGATTTCATATGTTTAGAGTATGCTGGTGCTATTTTAGTGTCGCATGAGAAttgtgttctgtggaagaggcatagTGTATTAaattgcagattcttgatttgTATTACTGAAATGGTATGGTTAGTAACCATGGATGTGAAAATTTTGCTACCTGGTGCAGAATGTTGTGGGAGTATCTCTCACGGGAAGATTATATAAGCGTGACGTGTCAGTCATTTAGTGGAagagattgaaatcaggtatggagattctggtactgttGCTGATGGGAGAGATTATGTCTCAGAAACACACTATCCCAGTGGTTGCAAACTATGAAAGTTTGATCCGGATCTGACGGCTGATcgtatgtgtcatggataggTTCAGTGTGAATCTTTGGAAGGTTATTGACCTATTTCAGGATGATTTAAATCGGATTTGAGCCCATTAGTaggcctaatgtgaatgtataATCTTTACTAGATCAGATATGCTTATTTGGCATAACATTGCTTATGGATGGGTCTTCGGGCATGGTGGATGTTATTCCTTCCTTTGTCTATTTTAGGTGCTACTcttttatgccatgtgggttgtgaaaCGGCTTGGTTATTCACACGTGTGTTGTGATCCTATGTAGcttatggtgttatatgagcgagatgTCTCTCGTGATGCATGTTGTTCATTGTACCTTAGTAGTGCTTGGCATTTTGTAGcgcatggcgctatctgtctccccagggttatgtttatgcactgggtgtgcttgtggtcgatatacGCGTGTTTAGTGGGTATGAGAattttggctcgatgggtattaccttatttattgtcatgtgtggatcgaCTGGCACGCCGCCATAGGTATgctgtttggatcaggttgctcACCGCAtcagtatcatgtgtggatcgagaTGCACACCGCAACAATAAGATGTTGGGTACAGTTCCGTGTACTCAATTTTTTGTGTTTTGTCTCTCATCTctgagataggttcatagcattcGTTTGgttgttttattcgttacgcgggctagATAATTCTGTACTCGAGTTCGCTTTGccttattggtcatattcgagttgtggaTTGTTTGTGCACTAATGGCGTTGTATTAGATTTTTgacggtgtttgaggtggcttactgCCCtggcaacttgtactgggtgagacgaggttgttggacctgaaacaagtgcaatcagatttatataatgtatattGGAATGAAAATGTCACTAATCAGTTCAGAATGAgataatggttcttgtcgagcggagagactccatgagttattattttggcgGGTGgatatgagtttctacacatccttTTCAACGTTGCAGTATCGCGAGGGTTGGAATATGGCTTGTATGTGCTATGGGGTATATTACAGGCATTGGGTTCATAAATCTGCTGCCATTGttatggttggaggatgttactatgttcaaataaattatgcggtgcattgtgtgattACAGCATGGGTGTATTCTCATGTTTTAGTACAACTTGTTGATATTGATAGGATGTACAAATGCTAGAATCAGACCttgtagagaatttcggatgttgggatttggttctaaggctttcGGGCGAAGATAACAGGAAGGATCATCAGTTTgggttgagctaatgtgctcatatggattgtggtggcatgggtaggtgTACAAGGTGTTAAATACTGATTTTGGGCAACTCTggaacggttcttggcacgttcaaggatgaatgtatgtttaagtgggggagaatgtaacgacctaactGGTCGTTATGAGCTCTACCACGCCGTTtggcgatttgaggccttgagtagcttcactttatgtattatgacctaCACATGTGGTTGGTTTTATATTTCGAgaggttcagagttgatttggaagaataattctcaattcggaagcttttaGTTGgcagagttgaccaaggtttgacttttgagtaaacgacctcagaatcaggattttaAGGTTCCGATAAGCTCATAAGGAAATTTTGAACTTcgacgtatgttcgggttgagtatcggttGGTCCAGGAGCGATTCAATGCTTATTATCGGAAGTTTGCatttttgaaggtttgaaatttgGTAAGATTGACTTAGAGTGTACTTTGGTGTTATTGGACTCCGGACGATGTTCCGGGACCTTAGATAGGTTCATTTTATTGGTTGGAATTGTGTGTGAAGTGTAGTCGTGATCCATAATGTCTATGTATGATTCAGATGAGTTCggcaaagtttgaatgtttgaaaattAGAAAAAGGATTTTGATTGTCGATTTGTGGTTCTGATGTTATTCgtggtgttttgagcatttggataagtttggataaggtattaggacttgttgatttGATTGGACGGGGACCCGAGGGCATCCGGTGTGTTTCAGAATGGTTTCAGACCAAGTTGGATGATTTGCTACGGCTggtgctggtttctggtgttggATCCGTGAAGGCAATCGCTCGGATATTCCCCTATCCCAACCCGGGAACGGACCAGAGGGAACCGCAGCATGGGGAATGTCCGCGTCTCGTCGTAAGGCTCATTTTGAGTTATGGGTCATAAGGCGGGCAACTTTATCTGATCAAGGGATGGGGCACAAGGGTCCTGGTACTATACATGTGCAAAAAACCCCAGAGGTGACTGTAATGAGTAGAAATCTCACTCACGGGCCTAAACGACGAGCAAACACTTAAACGTGAGAGCAAGGGATCACCCAACGAATGGACGAGCTCAAAGGGGGGAGGGAGGCAAGAACCATGCTTTCAGAGACCTAACCCAACCCGGTCCAAATCATATCTGAATTGTGAGAATAATTGACTACGTCGTGCCATAAAGGATCATTTTCCAAACGGGACAGGGCCAAGCCTTTAGGTTGTTTAAATATATCTCCGACGCTACTCTCCCGGCAAGAACATCGTTTTATATTATGGTTTTTTTGGCGAGTTCGGTCAGGAGGGACAAAAGAGAGATGGTTTTTATCAATCAAAACcagttcttcgcgaacacgaagggatgcacgcgttcgtgaagaaggattgTGACTGCTAGGAATTTGtgctatgcgttcgcgatggaggTCTTGGGTtctgataagtgtggattttaaccacttattagaaccttcttgctttagtttttagTCCTAAAGTAATGATTTGTCTTTTCGAatctattaaatatgtataaattgcAGGCATGCTGGAGGATGTGAGCTCAATGAAGAAATCTAACTTAAAAAGGAGATGTCCTAGCTCAAATAGCCAAAGAGGAGAAGTGCaaagaaatgtgcggtccgcagaacctATACTGCGACTGCTGATGTAGGTGTGGCCCACAAAATGACAATTGAAGTATCTGAGGCTCTTAGCAGCAGTGCGGTCCGCACACCAAATTGTGTGACCGCAGAAGCTGATCGCACTGATAAGTTGGAAAAGATGAGAGAATGTGCAAAAGATCAAGTCTGAAGCCTCCTTGAAGCGCGATCCATagccaaattgtgcggccgctgAAGCTGAAGTGCGGCTACAGAAGTTATTGCGCGGCCGTAGAATCCCTCCTACTGCAAGGGAATCAGATGAAAGTGCTGACCGCATccaaattgtgcagccgcagaacctcctGAAGGGTATTTTTGTCACCAAATTTTAGAGAACTAAAAGTAGATGAGAAACAATTTTTTCAAGGcaattttaatattaaatttagaatttTAGCAGCTGCTAGCAGTTAGATTTAGCTATTTTGGGAAATTGGTGACTAAATTTAGAGAAGACCcattattattatcttttaattttagttttatgtcttcaattacttctttttcattttccatgcctatgagtatgggtagtcagattttatctagggttgtgatccaatCCTAGTGTGTAAAATTTATGGGTATTTAATATTAATGCTTGTTATAGATTGGGTGTCTATTATTTAGCCCTTTGAATACTTTATTTCTaaaattaatagttgcaaatattgattcatgcctatttgacttagttcttgcttgagaaagaggaacctaGTCTAGGAAAACATGGCTACCAAGAAATTGAACTAGTTGAAGTTTTGATTAGTTTGATTAAAGGATTTGAACTAAATATAGGGATAATCCCACTTGGACTCATATCAATTGTTTAGATTGCTACCCAtatggtcttgagaaagccaattagGGCATATTCACTCTTTGACCGCGAGGTATTGAGTGAATACTTGAGAATTGAGAGTCATAACACACCCCGATCTACTAAGCAAGCAAAGATTTTCTATATTCATTAGGTTTACACCTATGTGAAGGTTATATCCCTAGGCTTTTTCCTTACTTGTTAAAAAAACCAAAAACATTTCACTCTCTACTTGTTTACTAGCTAGTTCAATCTTTTAGAAGTTAATTTAGATAACAATTTCCCAGTATTGTTTGAAAgataaatttagttatttcatgTTCTCTTCTTAAGTGTTTACCTTAGCATCGATCTAAACTCCACgtggattcgaccccaactcacGGTGGGTTTTATAATTGCAACGACCATTTCATACTAGTTTCTTGGGTGTGAAttggacgtgatcaatttttggcgccattgccgaaGAGTTTTACGGTATTAGCTATAtacttgagtttggttcttgaaatatcttcttttACTTTCGTGCTTATAATTTGTTGAAGTGATCGTAAGTTCCCAATGGCGAACAATGAACTTGGAAACTTGCCATTGTGAGAGGTGGATGGCGAAGAGGAGCAACTTGATAAAGTTCCTCAAGCTCCACAACAAAACTGCCGAGGCTGTGGTCAAGAAGACAATGTGCCTCAACCTCCCACCTCCTCCACCACCACACCCACAAGCGGTGCAACATCGAATTTTTCCCAATGAAGGTTATGCAAGTGCCATATTCCCCCCTCGCATTAGTGCAGGaaactttcaaattaccaatgtgatgctcacttttctTGAGCAACGAGGTTATTTCACCGGGGCGCCGAGTCAAAATGCTTACAAGAATTTGAAAGGTTTTGTGGATatttgttgggggagcaaacagaCAAATATGTTGGAAGATGCTTTTCGGCTAAGACATTTTCCCTTCTCATTAAAGGGTAAGGTTTTGGATTGGTTGGAATGCTTGCCTAATAATTCTatccatacttgggatgaattggcggcgaagtttatttcaaagtttttctctcccgggcatatggctactctatGGGATGAAATATTGGCTTTCAAGCAAGAACCCAATGAACCTCTGCATGAAATTTGGGAGCGATATCAGACAATAGTGAAGGAGTGACCAAATAATGATATGACCGATAACATGATCCAACAAACTTTCTACCATGGTATTAATAATACGAATCAATGTGTGGTCAATCAATTGGATGGCGTTAATTTTATGACAacaccttatgcggaggcatgtgagattCTTGATGAAATGTCAGAAACCTCTTCGGCTTGGCAATCCCGAGCTAATGTTACCcaaggtgatcccaacatgattcatcttCATAATgagttgcaagaccatgggcaagctaTTGCCGAATTGACTACAACTATGACTCAACTTGCTAAGGCCCAACTTCATCAATCCCAAGCTCCTAAGCAAGTTCATGCTATGGAATGAGTGAATGTCTTGGCCAATAAGAAGAGGACCAAAGGTCCACAATTTCAATCCCGAGTGGAGAATTATGCACAAGATGATGGTATCTTTGACCAAGATGATTCTTATCAAGAGCAAGAAGAAGAGGTACAATTTATGAACAATTACCAAGGCAACAGAACAATTTTCAAGGCTCCAATCAAAATCAATGGCATTCTCAAAATAACCAAGGTAATTGGGATTTTAGTAATCaaaggaattggcataacaacaataataaccaagggaattggggaggcaacaataagGGAAATTGAGGAAACAATAACAATCATGAAAATCAAGGTTCGGGTTTTCAAAGTCCCCCAATGTACCAACAACCAAGCAATCCACCTCCTTATATTTCCCATGGTTCAAGTTATTTAAAAAATGAAATGAgccatattgagaacatgttcaagtaaatggtggagaagaatgaggatttggatgcccaacttgcctcacataccacatcaatccgtaatcttgaagttcaaatggggcaaatctctcaagctcttaaTACTCGTCCTAAGGGTTCATTATCAAGTTACACGgtagtgaacccaaagggtggtaataACACGGGGCATGTCATGGAGattatcacaagaagtggaagaggtgggaattcACCCACCTCAAATGAAAGGCAACTTATGGATGATGACTAAGAGATCCAAGAGAAGGAAATTACACGTAATAATGTTCAAGTACATGAtgaagttcagattgatattgatgatgatgtggaggagacccaagaagaggtgaacccgtctagggaacacattattgacatactaTAACCGGTAGtgaaaaaggctaaggcaccCTTGCCAAAGCCTCCATCTCCTTACCTTCAAAGGCTTGCTAAGCAAAATGGTgaaaatcaattcaagaagtctattcaaATGATGAAAGGTCTCTCTATTAATGTGCAATTGGTAGAAGCTTCGGAACAAATGCCCCGTTATGctaagtttatgaaagatcttgtgaccaagaagaggtcgatgaattttgaaactatcaaggtcacacatcaagtgagtgaaattgttCATTCCATggatcctaagttggaggatTCCGATGCTTTAATGATTCCTTGTACCATTAGAAGTTCCgattttgctaaagctctttgtgatactagggcgagtatcaatttgatgccctactcggtgttcaaaactttggggaTTGGGAAAGcaagacccatatctatgagTTTGCAAATGGTCGATCATAtcatgaagaggccattgggagTGATTGAGGATGTCTTGGTCCAAGTTGATAAGTTTATCCTTGCAGCGAACTTTGTGATTCTAGATTGTGAGTTTGACTATGAAGTGCCTATTATTCTTGGAAGGCATTTCCTTTATATGTGTAATGCCCTCTGTGATGTGGGAGtcagagaactcactttccgggttggtgatgagcaagtggtattccatgtatgCAAGTCTATGcgtcaaccaaatagcaatgaagtgtgttcttttgtggacttcgTAATCAATGTCATTATTGAGGacacaagtgctacaatcaatgttggtgacaTGTTGGaatccactttgctcaaatttgcCGATGATAGATGGATcgtttcatggaatgtgtgaactctttgcaaggaatggggtcttacaactatgcaccccgcaAGTTATCTTTGGATCTAGAGAATAGGAAGACTCATCCTACAAATTCTTCTATCGAAGAACCACCTACTTTGGAGTTAAAACTATTGCCACCTcaccttcggtatgaatttcttggccttTCTTCTACTTTAAAGGTTattatttcctcttgtttgactaaaaTGCAGGTTTATTCCACATTGACAGTGTTGCAAAGGAGGAAGAAAGCCATTAGGTGTATTTGGAGGACATTCTGGTATAAGCCCCACATTTTGCAtacataagatcaagttggaggatggtgccAAACCGTCCATAGAGCATCAAAGAAGACTCAACGAAGCtatgcaagaggtggtcaaaaaggagattatcaagtggttggatgtcggggttgtctaccccatttctaatagttcatggacctctccggttcaatgtgtcctaaagaaggggggcatgacggtTGTTACCAATGATaggaatgagttgattcctacaggAAAGGTCACCGGTTGGAGAGTTTGTATGGATTatcgtaagctcaacaaagtcacaaggatgGATCACTTTCCTTTTCCTTCCatggatcaaatgcttgatagattggctggccgtgctttcttgatgggtactcgaGCTACATctaaattcttattgctccagaagatcaagagaaaaccacTTTTACATGTCcatatggtacttttgctttcaaacaaatgccttttggtttgtgcaatgcatcagtgacttttcaacggtgtatgatggctattttcacgaaCATGGTCGATGATTGtcttcatggttgaggaaggcatagtccttggccataagatttcaaagaatggtattaAAGTGGACAAGGAgaagattgaagttatttctaagcttccacccccacccccacctcgGTGAAGGCTATACggagtttcttgggccatgcggGTTTCTACCGGCAATATATCAAGGATTTATTTTAAGTGGTTAACCCGGTGTGCAAGCTCCTTGAGAAGGATGCCGAGTTTCATTTCAATGATTATTGTATGAGAGCTTTTGAACAATtcaagctcaagttgacaactactcctatcattACATCTCCAAATTGGAGTTCGCCATTCGAGCTCATGTATGATGCAAGTGATATAGCGGTTGGGGAAACGTATCAACAAAGTTTTTCATCTGGTTTACTATGCcagtaagaccatgaataattCCATCAATTATACCATTATGGAGAGAGAGCTCCTTGATATTGAGAAGTTCctcccatacttgatgggtgccaaagttattgtccacacggatcatgcggcagtTCTCTATATGATGAGTAAAAAGGAAACTAAAGCtcgattgatgagatgggtgattttgttgcaagagtttgatgtTGACATCAAAGATAAGACAGaaatagaaaatcaagtggcggacctcttatctcatttggaggaggaggggaggccacatgatggccttgaaatcagtGACTCTTTTACCGATGAACAACTTTTGGcactttcaatgaaagaggtaccGTGGTTcgcgaatttggaaaattttcttgtgagtggtatcattCCGGATGGTACTCCGCGAGCAATCACAAGTGATGGAGGGTCACATTTTTGCCACAAAGCTTTTGATACTGTtacgccccgacctcgggaagcgcgaccggcactca
Encoded proteins:
- the LOC138907522 gene encoding uncharacterized protein, which translates into the protein MVEKNEDLDAQLASHTTSIRNLEVQMGQISQALNTRPKGSLSSYTVVNPKGGNNTGHVMEIITRSGRVKKAKAPLPKPPSPYLQRLAKQNGENQFKKSIQMMKGLSINVQLVEASEQMPRYAKFMKDLVTKKRSMNFETIKVTHQVSEIVHSMDPKLEDSDALMIPCTIRSSDFAKALCDTRASINLMPYSVFKTLGIGKARPISMSLQMVDHIMKRPLGVIEDVLVQVDKFILAANFVILDCEFDYEVPIILGRHFLYMCNALCDVGVRELTFRVGDEQVVFHVCKSMRQPNSNEVCSFVDFVINVIIEDTSATINVGDMLESTLLKFADDRWIVSWNV